CTGTTAAAACGGAAACACATCCATCAAAGTTTAGTAACGGTCGCTATGTTCGGAACATAATTGAAAAGTCTATCCGTTCTCAAGCGATGAGGTTATTACTAACGGACAGATATAATCGAGAAGATCTTCTAACAATAAAAAGCCAAGATTTGGTATTAAATGAACATAAAAGTAATTGAAGTTAAAGTTGTTTTTTATTGAGACGACTTTCAAGACATTGCCCCCATTTTAATTAATTGGGGGCTTTTGTTCTTATTAATATTTTTTAGAGGCGCTAGCCGTTCTTTTTTTATATTTTTATCATACATCATATATCAGGTTATTATTTGCACTGTCTGTTCAATTTCGGGACAGTTTTTTCGATATGGAGGTAATGATGAAAATAAAACTAATTCTTTTACTCGTTTTAACAGGGGTCTTATTAGGGATTTGTATTGTCTTTATTAAGCCAGACGCCGGAGGAACATCTAAAGAAGTAACAACAAGTGAAATCAAAGAAGATTATAAAACCTTTACTTATGTTATTACAAAAGTTGATGGTAATGAATATCATGGAAAATCAACAGATGGGAAAACTAAAATACAATTTAATAGCGAGAATATTAAACATCCTTTAACAGAAAAACTTGAAGTGAAAGACAAGATTGTGGCTTATGTAGAATCTGAAAATCATATTAATGGGATTGTTAAAATCGAAAAAATTGAAAATGAAAAATAGATTTCTTCTATTTCTAAAACAAAAAAGGTACTTGCACAGTACCATTCAATAAACAAATATATTTACGATAGTCAATTGATGACTATCGTTTTATGTTTTCCTTTAAGCTGCTAATTCCATTGTGATTAAAGAGCATGATATAAATATATTTTATTTTTATTTTTCATAAGGTTCGTATTTACGATCAGGAACAGCTTCTTCAGAGAATGTGGTTGTTGTTTCTACGGATTGATTTAAGTTATTTTTGGTTGGCTGTAGGTTTGTCATATCAGAAGGGGTTATGGGATTGTCTGTTTTTTTATTGAAAAATCCTTTTCCATTTTCAGGATTGGAAATAATTCCTAATGTAACAAGAATACCTAAAACAGATGTGACATAAGTTTCCCAACTTGTTAGATCAATTTGTAGGCCTAAATCTTTAAATACCATATATAAAAGAGAAGCAATAGATGTCCATAAACCATAATTTCTCCACTTCATTATAATCACACCTTTCTTTTTGTAGCTATCATATAAAGTATTCTTGATTAATCAATCGGTGAGAGCATTCATGATATTTAGCAGAAAAAAATTAATAAATAATAATTGATTTCAGAAATCTTAACATGTATTCCCTCTAAATTAACTGAATAAAAATAAGTTAGAGTTTGTAGAGAATGGGAATAATAATCATTAGAAATCTATATACAATAAAAAATTCTAAACCATAACTTTCAGGTTCATTATGAATTTATTTGTATAAATATAGAGTCATATAAAAATAGCATTAAACCAGTAATCTTCAATCGAAAAAAGCTATAAAAAACAATATTGGAAACGATTTCAAAAACACCCTCTAAATGTTAGAATACAAACTATAAGAGGGAGTGATTAGGATGTGTGATAACAAATTATTTTTAGAACAGCTAAAATACCTTGTTGAAAATAACTTGTCACTTAACGAATCTGTCATTAATCAATTGGTGGAAAAATACGATAAAAATCCATTTTTAATAGTTCAACTATATCAAATAATTAAAAATAACGAAGCAATTTTACCATTCTTCCAAGATATTGAATCTGCAATTTATGATTATATTATTAACGAAGAAATGACTAACGAAAAAACCTATTATGGAGCAACGTTATATGTTGCAGACATGTTTGATACAACTCAAACTTACATAAAATGTAAAGTTAGTCGATCAAGAGAAGAACTTCAGGAAATCAGCTAAAATTAAAAAAGGCAACTCCATTAAAGTTGCCTTTTTCTATATTTATCCTGAGATTGTTTCATTGTTTGTTGATGGTTTGAAACTTCGGTTTGGCAAACGCCACTTATATGTATAAGACAGAACTCTAAGTAATACAATTAATCCAAAAAGAATATAAAGTTCGAAGGGCTCGTTAACAAGCTTAAAGCCAATTAAAAATCCTGCAATAATTGCCCAAAAGGCATAAATTTCTGCACGAAGTACTAGTGGCTTACGTCCTGCAAGGATGTCCCGGACAATTCCTCCACCACTACCTGTTAATACTGCTGCAACGATTACTGCACTAATAGGGTGATTCATGTTAACCGCATATAAAGCACCTTGTATGGCAAATGCGGAAAGACCGATTGCGTCAGTAAAATTCCCCCATTTTTCCCAATGTTGTAATAATCGATTAGGAAATAAAAAAACAATCGTCATAGCAAAAAGGGCTACCTGAAAAAGCACTCCTTGTTCCCATAAGGCACTGACTGGGACACCAATAAGTAAATTTCGAATTGCACCACCGCCAAATGCCGTGACAATACCTAAAATATATACTCCTAATATATCATACTCTTCTTCCATTGCTACAATTGCGCCGCTAATCGCAAAAGCAATTGTTCCAATAATACTTAAAACGTCCCAAGTCAAAATAATTCCCCCAGTTGTATTAATTCAGCCGAAATAATTGTATATGTAACCTCCATAAAGGTCAATTCTATTTTTTAGTATGCTGCTGCTTGCATGCAGGTGGAAAAGAATATTATAGGTCCAAAACTGTTTATACTAGGTCTATAACAGAAATAATTAGAGAATTACAGTAATGTTTGATATGATTAAAGTGCTAAAAATAGCGTAAGGGAAGGGTTTTTTATTGAATAATACATTGGATGTACTAAAAGAAAAGGTAATATTAGTTGGTTGTCAGCTTCAAACAATACTTGACGAACATTTCCATTACTCAATGGAGGAGTTAGCTTCATTAACGAAAACAGCTAATGGTGAAGTACTTAGCCAAATGACACAGAAAAGGGAGAGGCCACATCCCGCTACATACATAGGTAAAGGAAAAGTAGATGAATTATTGAGTTTAGTTGAGGAATTTAGTCCAGATATTGTTGTTTTTAATGATGAATTATCACCAAGTCAATTAAGAAATTTATCATCAATAGTAGATGTGCGAATTATAGATCGTACTCAACTGATTTTAGATATATTTGCTCAACGTGCTAAATCAAAAGAAGGTAAGCTTCAGGTAGAGCTTGCACAACTACAATACCTGCTCCCGAGATTAACTGGACAAGGTATTGCTTTATCACGTCAAGGGGGAGGTATTGGTACAAGAGGGCCAGGGGAGACTCAATTAGAGACAGATCGTCGTCACATTCGAAATCGTATTAATGAAATAAAACAGCAGTTATCAACTGTAGTTAGACACAGAAGCAGATATCGTGAACGTCGTAAGAAAAACCAAGCATTTCAAATTGCTTTGGTAGGATATACAAATGCAGGGAAATCAACGATATTTAATCGATTAACAACAGCAGGTACTTTTGAAGAAGATTTATTATTTGCAACATTAGATCCTATGACAAGAAAAGTATTGTTACCATCAACATATCAAGCTCTTATCACAGATACTGTAGGTTTTATTCAAGATTTACCGACAACTCTTGTAGCAGCGTTTCGATCCACACTTGAAGAAGTAAAAGAAGCGGATCTTATTCTTCACGTTGTTGACAGCTCAAATGAAGACTACGCAAATCATGAAAAGACTGTATATAAGCTTCTTGAACAATTGGATGTAACTGATATACCAATTTTGACCGTTTATAATAAAAAAGATCAGACTCCGGAATCATTCGTACCATCCCCGACGGAGGATTATTTAACAATTTCTGCTTTTTCTGAAGAAGATTTAAAAATGTTGATGAATAAGGTGGAGAAAATTGCAAAAAAAGAAATGAAACATTATTCCATCCACCTACCAGCAAATGAAGGTAGATTAATTTCGCAATTGAAAACTGAATCTCTTATTGAACACTTAGAATTTATCGAAGAGAAAGAAATGTATGAAATCGAAGGGTTTGTTCTCCCGACACATGCTATAAATGGACAGCTAGATAGGTATAACGGAGAGGGTAATAAACATGTTTAAGTTATTAAAAAATGGGGCAGCTATTGCCCCAATTGTTGAAAATGCTGAACAAAAAATATCTAAGATTCATGACCAAATTGATTTTATCAGTGAGGTAAACCAATTTAAGGTGCTAAAAAGCTTTCAGAAGCATCGAATTAGTGACTCACACTTTATTCCATCAACAGGTTATGGATATGATGATATTGGCAGAGACACCTTAGAAGAAGTGTATGCAGATGTGTTTGGGGGGGAGGCTGGCTTAGTAAGATCACAAATTATCTCTGGAACGCATGCTATTTCAATCGCTCTTTTCGGAGTTTTAAGACCAGGTGATGAACTTCTATATATAACAGGAAAACCATATGATACACTCGAAGAGATAGTAGGTATCAGAGGTAGCGGTATTGGTTCACTTAAAGAATTTAATATAGATTACAATACTGTGGACCTTAACGGAGATGGTACTGTAAGTTTTGAAGCTGTAAAAAACGCCATTTCACCTAAAACAAAAATGATTGGTATTCAACGATCTAAAGGGTATGCAACAAGGCCTTCATTTACAATATCAGATATTAAAGAAATGATAAATTTTGTTAAATCTATTAAAGAAGATATTGTCATTTTCGTTGATAACTGCTATGGTGAATTTGTGGAAGAATTGGAGCCATGTCATATTGGAGCTGACCTAATTGCAGGGTCATTAATTAAAAATCCAGGCGGTGGACTTGCAAAAACAGGAGGCTATTTAGTCGGCAAAAAAGAACTTATAGAGGCGTGTTCGTACAGAATGACTTCACCTGGTATTGGAGCAGAGGCTGGTGCTTCACTATACAGCCTTCAGGAAATGTATCAAGGGTTCTTTTTGGCACCGCATGTTGTGGGCCAAGCGTTAAAAGGTGCAGTATTTACTTCAGCTTTTTTGGAAGAAATTGGTTTGAAAACAAGTCCTAAGTGGAACAGTATAAGAACTGATTTGATTCAATCTGTACAATTTGACGACCCAAACCTGATGGTTGCTTTTTGCCAAGCAATTCAGTACGCCTCACCAATAAATTCCCATGTTACACCATATCCTAACTATATGCCTGGATATGAAGATGATGTCATTATGGCAGCAGGTACTTTTGTTCAAGGAGCTAGCATTGAACTTACCGCAGATGGGCCACTAAGAGAGCCGTACGTTGCATACGTTCAAGGTGGCCTAACATACACGCATGTAAAAATAGCTGTTTGTAGTGCTGTTGATTCTCTAATTGAGCAAAAGTTAATTTCAATAGATAGATAATTACCATATAGAAAGTAATTATCCTATGTTATGTAACCTTACACATGATTGACACATAATATTACATAAGTTATAATGAGATTAGTTAATTAAAAGGAGCGAATAACATGAGTGATAACATACGACGCTCAATGCCCCTATTTCCTATCGGAATTGTTATGCAGCTCACAGATCTGTCTGCAAGACAAATTCGTTATTATGAAGAGAATGAACTTATTTTTCCAGCTCGAACTGAAAGCAATAGAAGATTGTTTTCGTTTAATGATGTTGACAAGTTATTGGAGATTCGTAATTTAATTGAACAAGGTGTCAACTTGGCTGGAATTAAAGAGATTTTCTCGCGTAACAGTACACATAATGAAGAGAAAGAAGAGCAACATAAAACTGTTGAAAAACCTGATTTGAGTGATGCTGAATTACGTAAGCTCTTAAAATCTGAGCTTATGCAGGCAGGACGCTTTAATCGTCCAACATTAAGGCAAGGGGACATGACAAGGTTCTTTCATTGATTTGGTTAGTATTAAATTGAATATAAAACTTTTTTGAAATAGGAGAGGAGATTTTCAAGTGGCTAAATATTCAAGAGAAGATATTGTAAGTTTAGTAAAAGAAAACAATGTAAAATATATCCGTCTACAATTCACAGATATTTTGGGAACTATTAAAAACGTAGAGATTCCTGTAAGCCAATTAGATAAAGCTCTTGATAATAAAATGATGTTCGATGGATCTTCAATTGAAGGTTTCGTTCGAATCGAAGAGTCTGATATGTACTTATATCCTGATATTGATACATTCGTTATCTTCCCTTGGACAGCAGAAAAAGGAAAAGTTGCACGATTCATCTGTGATATTTATAATCCAGATGGCACTCCATTTGCTGGTGATCCACGTAATAACCTACGACGTCTTCTTTCTGAGATGGAAGAACTAGGGTTTACAGATTTCAATTTAGGGCCTGAGCCAGAATTCTTCTTATTTAAATTAGACGAAAAAGGCGAACCAACATTAGAATTAAATGATAATGGTGGATATTTCGACTTAGCACCAACTGACTTAGGTGAAAACTGCCGCCGTGATATCGTTCTAGAACTTGAAGAAATGGGATTTGAAATCGAGGCATCTCACCATGAGGTAGCTCCTGGTCAGCATGAAATTGATTTTAAATATGCTTCTGCAATTAAAGCATGTGACGATATTCAAACATTTAAATTAGTTGTTAAAACAATTGCACGCAAGCATGGATTACATGCTACATTTATGCCAAAACCATTGTTTGGTGTAAACGGATCTGGTATGCACTGTAACTTATCATTATTTAGTAATGGTGAGAATGCATTCTTAGATACAAACGCTGAACTGCAATTAAGTGATACTGCTAGACAATTTATTGCTGGTGTAATCAAACATGCCCCTGCATTTACAGCAGTAACAAACCCAACTGTAAACTCTTATAAACGACTTGTACCAGGTTATGAGGCGCCATGTTATGTGGCTTGGTCTGCACAAAACAGAAGTCCTTTAATTCGTATCCCTGCTTCACGTGGGTTAAGTACACGTGTAGAAGTACGCAGTGTTGACCCTGCAGCAAATCCGTACCTAGCTATGAGTGTTCTTTTAGCTGCTGGTCTTGATGGTATTAAAAATAAGCTTCAAGCTCCAAAACCTATTGATCGTAACATTTATGTTATGTCAAAGGAAGAGCGTGTTGAAAATGGTATCGTAGACCTACCAGCAACACTAGCTCAAGCTCTAGACTTGTTAAAAGCTGATAGCACAATGAAGCATGCTTTAGGTGAACATTTATTTGAGCACTTTATTGAAGCAAAAGAAATAGAGTGGGATATGTTCAGAACTCAAGTACACCCATGGGAAAGAGAACAATACATGTCAATGTATTAATAGAAAAAAACTTAACACAAATTTGTGTTAAGTTTTTTTATTTACAAATAAAAAGCTTGCCTGATTAGGCAAGCTTAATGAACCGTGCGGTAAACTCCAATTACTTTTCCTAGTATACTCACATTTCGAAGAATTATAGGTTCCATTGTTGAATTTTCTGGCTGTAAGCGAATGTAGTCTTTTTCTTTGAAAAATCTTTTACAAGTTGCCTCATCATCCTCTGTCATAGCCACAACAATATCACCATTGTTAGCCGTTTGCTGTTGTCGGACAATTACTAAATCACCGTCTAATATTCCAGCTTCTATCATACTTTCACCCATAATTTCTAGCATAAAAACATGTTCATCTTCTGAAATATATCGATCTGGGAGCGGAAAGTACTCTTCCACATTTTCAATAGCTGTAATTGGAAGACCTGCTGTTACTTTTCCGATTACTGGAACATTAATAACATTGCTCTTTGGAATATGAAGAGTCTCTTCTTCCTCTAAAATTTCAATAGCTCTTGGTTTCGTAGGATCTCTTCTAATTAATCCTTTTGACTCTAATCTAGCTAAATGGCCGTGTACTGTTGAGCTTGAAGCTAAACCCACAGCTTCTCCAATTTCACGTACTGAAGGTGGATACCCCTTTTTTTGGACCTCATCTTTAATAAAAGTTAATATATCTTGTTGCCTTTTTGATAGTTTCGTCATCCTCTGTGACACCTCGGATCCTCTAATTTATGTTTATTATAGCATCATTTACCTTTATATACAAACATAAGTTCGAGAAAAACGCTTGACTGGAACATTCGTTCGTATTATACTAATTTCAACAAATACGAACAAATATTCCTATGAGGTGTGTAATATGAAAAAAGAATCTTTTACATATGTAGTATCATTTTTTCTAGTCCTTTTTGCAATTACACTAGCAATAACGTATACTGGTGAACCAGAAAGTTTGGATAAGTATCATCAAGTAGAGATTCAAGAGGGTGACAGCCTTTGGTCAATTGCTGATGAGTTTAATGTAAAAAGCCAGATTTCAAAACAAGAGTTTGTAAAGTGGGTACAGGATAAAAACGGCATTCACTCCAATGTTATTAAGCCAGGTGAATTTGTTTTTGTACCTGTTGAAAAGGATGAAATCTATCAAATTGAACAAATTGCTAGTAAGTAGAGGATGATCTAATAATGAAGGCAGTTGTTTATTGTAGAGTAAGTACAGAGAAGGATAGTCAAGACTCATCAATTGATAGGCAAAAAGAGGAGCTATTAAGGTTGGCTTCGCTACATAATATTGAAGTTATAAAGATAATAGAGGAAAGACATAGTGGATATGACATAGACCGTGATGGAATTATTGAAGCTCTATCAATATTAAAAGAAAAGAAGGCATCTATATTATTAGTTCAAGATGATACAAGATTGGGACGGGGTCACGCAAAAATAGCCCTTTTGCATGAAATAAGAAAAATGAAAGCTGAGATTTTCACTCTTAATGAACGTGGAGAGCCTGAACTGTCCGAAACAGATGAAATGGTACTGAGTATTCTTGCAACTATTGAAGAATTCCAACGGAAGCTTGTTAATTACAAAATTAGAAGAGGCATGAACCGGGCAATAGAGAATGGTTACAATCCTCTTAAAAATTTAAAAAACATCGATAAGGGAGGGGGCCGTGAGAAGATTGATTTACCAATCGAAGAGATTCTTAAGTTAAGGAAGAAAAACCTAACATTTGGAGAAATTGCTTCAACTCTTAGGGGATTAGGGTTTCAAGTTAGTAAGGCTACAGTACACAGAAGATACCAAGAATATATTGATGAAAATGATCTACAGAATCTTGAAAGGTAAATTATTGGTGAAAAAATATGTTTTAAAGTTGTTATTTTCTCCTCTATTTAGTAATATGTCATTTGTATCATTTAAAAGACTTTAAAGTAATATTATAGTTAATCTCTTTGAGGTTAGCTGTAGATTGAAGTCTATATGGTTTAAGAGAGGAGTTTATAAAACATGTTACCGAAACTTAAGATCGATCGAATAAATGAATTATCCAAAAAAGCAAAGTCAGTAGGACTAACTGATAAAGAAAAGCAAGAACAACAATCTCTTCGAAATGAGTATTTACAAGTGTTTCGATCATCTATGAAAAACACTTTAAAGGGAGTAACAGTTGTTGATCCGAATGGTAACGATGTAACCCCGCAAAAGCTGAAAAATGAGAGAAGTAAAGATCTACATTAAAAGGGAATAAATCAATGATTTATTCCCTTTTTGTTGGAAGTGAATATGGCATTCTTATTTAAGTAATGATAGGCTTCGAATGTTCGACAAAAATAGTGTCTTCTCTCTCCAGTTTAAGACAATAATTGCTTCTCTGTTCTTTTATAATAAGAGAAATAGTATGGTTGAGGAGAGTGAAATAGTGAGACACTATTATATTTACTTAATAGAAGAAGAATTTGCAAGTCACTACTTTGGTCGTGAGTCTAAAATCTACCATCTGTTTCAAGATTTTCACTGGACAATTGCCCGTTCTGAACATGAAAACACACTAGAGAAGCAAATTAATTATATAACTAAGCCTATTCCAATGTTATTTATTCATCAATTATTAGGAACTCATTTAGCAAAGCGTTCGGATTATCAAGTGTTCCAAAATATCCATAAAATTGAGTTAAAAGGAAATCTTGGTAATGCAACATTAATAGTGAAAAATCGTCATCTTGAGCTTTCTTCTGATGGAAGTTATGAGGCAGAAACTATATTTTTCGAAGTGTTAAGAAAATTTGATCCTTGTTTTTTAGCAATGGACTTAAAAGGTGAAAGATATGGGTGGCTAAACCCAATAAAAGAAAGAAATTTTGGATAAAATATAAAGAAATTATAGTGCAAATGTTGTATAATATCAAAGGATTTAGTACACTGTAAAATAGACAACACGAAGGAGGAAATACAATGCAATTATGGGTTGTTATTCTAGTAGGCATTCTAGCTTTACTTGCTGGAGTTGCACTAGGATTTTTCATTGCGCGTAAATATATGATGAATTACCTGAAGAAAAATCCACCAATTAACGAACAAATGCTAAAAATGATGATGATGCAAATGGGACAAAAACCATCCCAAAAGAAAATCAATCAAATGATGTCACAGATGAATAAGATGCAAAAGTAACAAACGTTGATATAGCAAGGTTTTAAGCGATTTACAGATTGAAATCCTAAGTAGAAAAACTGTTATTGGTGAATCTTTCTTCGGGATTTTTAATATAAACTGCTTAATCTTTCTTACATAACGTAGAAGACCATTTTTTCTGATGAAAAATTCAGGAAGGGTGGTCTTTTTTTATGCTTATTTAAAAGATGTTTTATCGGAGTATTTCTACCACTGTCAGGCGAAGGGATATACCCTAAAACAATGAAAAATAAAAATCAGGAGTAAAGCAACTTAAGCAGTTTCTTGTCGATAAATAGATTAAACATAGAGAAATTGAATTAAATGAGAATGGCT
This genomic stretch from Metabacillus sp. B2-18 harbors:
- a CDS encoding trimeric intracellular cation channel family protein, which produces MTWDVLSIIGTIAFAISGAIVAMEEEYDILGVYILGIVTAFGGGAIRNLLIGVPVSALWEQGVLFQVALFAMTIVFLFPNRLLQHWEKWGNFTDAIGLSAFAIQGALYAVNMNHPISAVIVAAVLTGSGGGIVRDILAGRKPLVLRAEIYAFWAIIAGFLIGFKLVNEPFELYILFGLIVLLRVLSYTYKWRLPNRSFKPSTNNETISG
- the hflX gene encoding GTPase HflX; this translates as MNNTLDVLKEKVILVGCQLQTILDEHFHYSMEELASLTKTANGEVLSQMTQKRERPHPATYIGKGKVDELLSLVEEFSPDIVVFNDELSPSQLRNLSSIVDVRIIDRTQLILDIFAQRAKSKEGKLQVELAQLQYLLPRLTGQGIALSRQGGGIGTRGPGETQLETDRRHIRNRINEIKQQLSTVVRHRSRYRERRKKNQAFQIALVGYTNAGKSTIFNRLTTAGTFEEDLLFATLDPMTRKVLLPSTYQALITDTVGFIQDLPTTLVAAFRSTLEEVKEADLILHVVDSSNEDYANHEKTVYKLLEQLDVTDIPILTVYNKKDQTPESFVPSPTEDYLTISAFSEEDLKMLMNKVEKIAKKEMKHYSIHLPANEGRLISQLKTESLIEHLEFIEEKEMYEIEGFVLPTHAINGQLDRYNGEGNKHV
- a CDS encoding methionine gamma-lyase family protein produces the protein MFKLLKNGAAIAPIVENAEQKISKIHDQIDFISEVNQFKVLKSFQKHRISDSHFIPSTGYGYDDIGRDTLEEVYADVFGGEAGLVRSQIISGTHAISIALFGVLRPGDELLYITGKPYDTLEEIVGIRGSGIGSLKEFNIDYNTVDLNGDGTVSFEAVKNAISPKTKMIGIQRSKGYATRPSFTISDIKEMINFVKSIKEDIVIFVDNCYGEFVEELEPCHIGADLIAGSLIKNPGGGLAKTGGYLVGKKELIEACSYRMTSPGIGAEAGASLYSLQEMYQGFFLAPHVVGQALKGAVFTSAFLEEIGLKTSPKWNSIRTDLIQSVQFDDPNLMVAFCQAIQYASPINSHVTPYPNYMPGYEDDVIMAAGTFVQGASIELTADGPLREPYVAYVQGGLTYTHVKIAVCSAVDSLIEQKLISIDR
- a CDS encoding MerR family transcriptional regulator — encoded protein: MSDNIRRSMPLFPIGIVMQLTDLSARQIRYYEENELIFPARTESNRRLFSFNDVDKLLEIRNLIEQGVNLAGIKEIFSRNSTHNEEKEEQHKTVEKPDLSDAELRKLLKSELMQAGRFNRPTLRQGDMTRFFH
- the glnA gene encoding type I glutamate--ammonia ligase, with the translated sequence MAKYSREDIVSLVKENNVKYIRLQFTDILGTIKNVEIPVSQLDKALDNKMMFDGSSIEGFVRIEESDMYLYPDIDTFVIFPWTAEKGKVARFICDIYNPDGTPFAGDPRNNLRRLLSEMEELGFTDFNLGPEPEFFLFKLDEKGEPTLELNDNGGYFDLAPTDLGENCRRDIVLELEEMGFEIEASHHEVAPGQHEIDFKYASAIKACDDIQTFKLVVKTIARKHGLHATFMPKPLFGVNGSGMHCNLSLFSNGENAFLDTNAELQLSDTARQFIAGVIKHAPAFTAVTNPTVNSYKRLVPGYEAPCYVAWSAQNRSPLIRIPASRGLSTRVEVRSVDPAANPYLAMSVLLAAGLDGIKNKLQAPKPIDRNIYVMSKEERVENGIVDLPATLAQALDLLKADSTMKHALGEHLFEHFIEAKEIEWDMFRTQVHPWEREQYMSMY
- the lexA gene encoding transcriptional repressor LexA — its product is MTKLSKRQQDILTFIKDEVQKKGYPPSVREIGEAVGLASSSTVHGHLARLESKGLIRRDPTKPRAIEILEEEETLHIPKSNVINVPVIGKVTAGLPITAIENVEEYFPLPDRYISEDEHVFMLEIMGESMIEAGILDGDLVIVRQQQTANNGDIVVAMTEDDEATCKRFFKEKDYIRLQPENSTMEPIILRNVSILGKVIGVYRTVH
- the yneA gene encoding cell division suppressor protein YneA, producing the protein MKKESFTYVVSFFLVLFAITLAITYTGEPESLDKYHQVEIQEGDSLWSIADEFNVKSQISKQEFVKWVQDKNGIHSNVIKPGEFVFVPVEKDEIYQIEQIASK
- a CDS encoding YneB family resolvase-like protein produces the protein MKAVVYCRVSTEKDSQDSSIDRQKEELLRLASLHNIEVIKIIEERHSGYDIDRDGIIEALSILKEKKASILLVQDDTRLGRGHAKIALLHEIRKMKAEIFTLNERGEPELSETDEMVLSILATIEEFQRKLVNYKIRRGMNRAIENGYNPLKNLKNIDKGGGREKIDLPIEEILKLRKKNLTFGEIASTLRGLGFQVSKATVHRRYQEYIDENDLQNLER
- a CDS encoding DUF896 domain-containing protein, producing the protein MLPKLKIDRINELSKKAKSVGLTDKEKQEQQSLRNEYLQVFRSSMKNTLKGVTVVDPNGNDVTPQKLKNERSKDLH
- the sirA gene encoding sporulation inhibitor of replication protein SirA, whose protein sequence is MVEESEIVRHYYIYLIEEEFASHYFGRESKIYHLFQDFHWTIARSEHENTLEKQINYITKPIPMLFIHQLLGTHLAKRSDYQVFQNIHKIELKGNLGNATLIVKNRHLELSSDGSYEAETIFFEVLRKFDPCFLAMDLKGERYGWLNPIKERNFG
- a CDS encoding YneF family protein: MQLWVVILVGILALLAGVALGFFIARKYMMNYLKKNPPINEQMLKMMMMQMGQKPSQKKINQMMSQMNKMQK